The window CAAGTAGGCGGAAGAGTGCGCAAAAGGGTGCATCACCTTGATGAGCTACCCCTTGGTGGCGGACGTGCCGATGTCGACGACGCGATAGCAGATGGTGAGACTAGAGGGGGCGGTACAGCGCCGTCAGGAAGGTCGGCGAAGGCTCGTGCAGGTGATCTACTTGGAGGAGGAAAGAGAGGAAGAGACGAGCCTCTCGACGGAGAATGGGGCTGGGCATAGGGTACGCAGATGGAGTGGAACTGTGGAAGCGAGACAATGCAAAGAacggtgaggaagaggaaggtgGGCGGCAGAAGCGGAGGAAATGGCTATAACTGTAAATAAACAGGTCACCttctttagttatttttttttttttgaataaaaaattaagaaaagggcCAAATACTAAAATTTAATGGAGGTGCGGGGAATTGAACCCCGTGCCTCTCGCATGCGAAGCGAGCGCTCTACCATATGAGCTACACCCCCATGGTTTTGAAACACTGTGTAAGATTCAAACTTTAGGGCAAACCCGTGGTCAAGTAGGCGGAAGAGTGCGCAAAAGGGTGCTTCACCTTGATGAGCTACCCCTTGGTGGCGGACGTGCCGATGCCGATGACGTGAAAGCAGAAGGCGAGACCAGAAGGGGCGGCGCGACGCAGTCAAGAGGGTCAGCGAAGGCTCGTGTGGGGTGATCTACTTGGAGGAGGAAAGAGAGGAAGAGACCAACCTCTCGACGGAGAATGGGGTTGGGCATAGGGTACGCGGATGGAGTGGAACTATGGAAGCAGGACGGCACGAAGaatggtgaggaagaggaaggcGGGCAGCAGAAGCTGAGGAAATGGTCATGGCTTTAAATAAATAGGTCGCCTTCTTTAGCTGttgtttttttcaaaataaaaaaattaagggaAGGGCCAAATACTAAAATTTAATGGAGGTGTAGGGAATTGAACCCCGTGCCTCTCACATGCGAAGCGAGTGCTCTACCATATGAGCTACACCCCCATGGTTTTGAATTGCTATGCAAGATCCAAACTTTAGGGCAACCTTGTGGTCAACTAGGCGGAAGAGTGCGCAAAAGGGTGCTTCACCTTGTTGAGCTACCCCTTGGTGGCGGGCATGCCGATGCCGATGACAGTATAGCAAAAGGCGAGACCAGAGGAGGCGGCGCAGCGCAACCAAGAGGGTTGGCGAAGGCTCGTGCGGGGTGATCTACTTGGAGGAGGAAAGAGAGGAAGAGACCAGCCTCTCGATGGAGAATGGGGTTGGGCAAGGGTACACAGATGGAGTGGAACTGTGGAAGCGAGACGGCGCGAAGAATAGTGAGGAAGAGGAAGGCGCGTGGTAGAAGCGAAGGAAATGGCCATGGCTGTAAATAAACAGGTCACCTTCTTTCTTTAGCTCTTTAGccgttgtttttttttaaataaaaaaattaagaaaagggTCAAATACTAAAATTTAATGGAGGTGCGGGGAATCGAACCCCGTGCCTCTCGCATGCAAAGCGAGCGCTCTACCATATGAGCTACACCCCCGTGGTTTTGAATTGCTATGCAAGATCCAAATTTTAGGGCAACCCCGTGGTCAAGTAGGCGGAAGAGTGCGCAAAAGGGCGCTTCATCTTGATGAGCTACCCCTTGGTGGCGGGCATGCCGATGTCGATGACACGATAGCAAAAGGCGAGACCAGAGGGGGCGGCGCGGCGCAGCCAGGAGGGTCGGCGAAGGCTCGTGCAAGGTGATCTACTTGGAGGAGGAGACCAGCCTCTCGACGGATAATGGGGCTGGGCACAAGGTACGCGGATGGAGTGGAACTGTGGAAGCGGGATGATGCAAAGAACGATGAGGAAGAGGAAGGCGGGCGACAGAAGCGGAGAAAATGATCATGGTTGTAAATAAATAAGTCGTCTTCTTTAgctgttgtttttttttaaataaaaaatttaagaataGGGACAAATACTTAAATTTAATGAAGGTGCGGGAAACGAACCCCGTACCTCTTACATGCAAAACAAGCCCTCTACCATATGAGCTACACCCTCATCGTTAACAAgtataaatattataatattaaaagtTTATGTAAGCCTCTAAAACTCACCTCGTAAATGAATTTACTTTATCCACTTTATTCTTCTCTGCTCTTCTATTCTGGCGAAGAAATAGAATTTATCTGTTTCAGATATTTGAATTATCCgagttttttgtttgttttttctgCAATTTATAGTTTTGTGTTTTTGTGCTTTTCTAACCTCTCAAGCGTACTGATTCGAGAGAAAGGGTATCTGCACCATTCTAAGTCGGGCACGTATGCGGGAAGCATATATACGTGTACGTATATGTATATGTCCAATTAAAGGGGTGAAGATTTGGATACACCAACGACCAGCTTAACGTAGTTAATGAAGTCAAAAGTTGAAATTCGTGATATTACtgagagcaaaaaaaaaaaaaaaaaaaaaaattgtcatctgacataaaatacaacttaggatttaaaaaaaaaaaaactacacccAGTGACGTAGTTAAGATTTTTATCAGaaggaataattttaaaaaattcataaaagaagaagaaaataacttatttttgagaaaaataaaaaatataagatagagagaaagaagtaaaaaaaaaaaatagagagagaATTTTACCTTCATTGTTAGCATTTCAACTAGTTTTAGTGAGCTCGACAATGACACAAAGAGAGTAAGGTAAAACAAAACATGACTATTCTTGTGGTgtcaataaaatcttaaaaaatacaagaagaggaagaagatatgGGTGCTGAGGGCTACTCAATCTTATTGTTGGAAGAGAGCAGCAATTGGTGTTGCATTACTTGCTtatcggagaagagaaaggagaagaaaaaagagTTCTTGTGCTTTAGAAGAGAAGTGGAAAAATTGTAGGTTTATTTATattgaagaagaggagaagaagcaaattaggaagaagagaaagaaaaaaaataaaatcgaggAATGGACGAAGGGGTTGCAATGTGcgtagggaagagagggagaaaaaaaatgaaagattttgtCAAAAATATCCTAATTCCTTTTAAATCGATCGAACTCATTTAAACATTAAATTTGATTTGGTCATAACTCAACTTCAAATCAATCCGGATTTAAACCAACATAATCCTTATTTCCATATTCATCCATTGGATTTAGTTCaaactcaattcaattttaatttaacttcctTACTTCGTGTCATATAATTTAATTcattcatttattattatatattttaattttaaaatttaatacttGGAGTATATATATGTGAGAGGGGGTGGTCGCACCCCCTCTGTTTAAGGTGGCTACGCCCCCTGACTACACCGAAATTGATCTTCCAGTGTCACGTAAATTTTCCATCGACCGTCAGTATAAATCAAAAAACTACTCACGGAGAGCGACCCAAACCCCTAGTGTCATATGGTTACGCACcccatttaaaaaataaatctcttTAAATACACTGTAACTGGGAATCCAACTGTGGGTACATTGACAACTTGACGTCTTTCCATTGCACTATAACCCCATGGCCtaatttaagataaataaactCACTTATCTATTGTGTTTTGGGTAGGGGTACaaatgagtcaagccgctcgtgagctgcTCGCGAGCGGCTCGGTCAAAGCTCAACTCGAGCTTGAATTTgatcgagctcgagccgagctctaACCGGCTCGTTTAACATTTGAGCCGAGCTCGAGAACATTTAACACTGACTCGATGGCTCGTCAAGCCTTGTCAAGCtagattaatttaatattttaataattaaaattattattactttCAAAATGAAGAATAAGTTAAGGATCGAAGTTTGAGACTAGAGCATATCATTTGGTATATTTGAGGTCTACAATTTGAATCTATACTTTAACaggtttttaatttatttttctaagtCAAGCTCGAGATCAAGTCGAGCTTATGTAGTTTTCTCGAGCTAGAGCTGGCAGGAGCTCAACTTGACTCGATTACAACCCTAGTTTTGGGTTATTATATACTATTTGACCAAAGTTTAGTTTGACCATGTTTTAAACTAATTCATTGTAAAACCAAATGGTTGATACCGATTTACTTCAGTGTCTTTTTCATGTTTGTTCATGGGGGAAACAAATACTTATAGAGATTAGGTTAAGCTCAGATTTTCATCCAGTTGAATCAGAAATGAGATCGTTCATTTTATAAGAAACAAATGTTTTTCTAAAACTCTAGTCCGTACAAATTCCTGATATCGACAAAAATTTAGACGAATGTGAACTTGTTTACAGCATCCACAGTTATGATAGTCGATATCATAAGAACTGACTCGAGCCAACCTGTGTAATCCAATCCATTTTAAGGCTTGGGCCTTGGCTCGCACGATCCACCTTTAGTTAGAGCTTAGTCTTAACTCATTTGATGTGTGACATTGCAAAATCCGAAAGAACCACAACATAATGATCCTAGGACGACAGTTCAATTGTAGGGTCAAGCCCCATGGAGTTCTTAGATGTTCAATGGTTCCTTTCACCAAAGTGTGCGATGATAATAAACGTAGATCCATCACCCTTATGAAGTTCTAGGTTACATCCATTAATGCCTCCAGCAATCGTCTAAGTACCCATAGTTTGATAGGATGCCCATGCAATCTCCTAAGTACCAGTTTGATTTTCAATTACGGTACTATTTTCTCCAATGGAATAACAATAGACAAACATGGGATGTTTGTCTACTGACAACTCACTATGAGCACTTTTAAATTCATCTtgataattgataaaaaaaaaaaaaaatcataaaatcaaatcaatCATTCCCAAAATTAATCGGTCAAATAGATAATGATAACTAAAAAAATTACATCATTAATGTCAGGCTTGATGTGGTGGTGGTGGTAAGTAGGGTTCATTTTCCAAGCAACCATAGTTCTTTAAACTTACATGTATTGAACTACTAATGAAACTGAAATATCACATCATGAACCTCTATATTTCCTTGATTTACTTTGTTGGCAAAATATAAGATGGACTGTCTATCCTAAAATTAATCGGGTTATTGTATCTAGATACCTGGTAAAAAAAACATCCGAGAAGGTAAGCATACCAAGTTCCAAGAGGCAACAAATAACCATCAGTCAGGAGAACAAACTGAAACAACCATCCTGAAATCTCAAATATTTAAAATGGACGACATTGGACTTATTTATATCCATGTTACTGAACTTTTAGCAATATCAGCTCACTAATATCCCGGGAAAATATGGTATTGTATGTCAAATATCATCACAATTAATGAACTTTTCAATTATGTCAATGCAAGAGCCAACTGATTTCCCCAAAGCCATGGCCTCAGCAAGCTGTGATCTAACTTTTTCATGGCGACGGAGTAAAAGAACAGTATTCAGCACAGACCATCTAACTTGGGAATCTGCTTTCCTCTGGGTGAAACCCAAGCTCTTGAGCAACTTATCCAACTATACTTCCAATGTTATGAGAAAAATCCAAGTAAGAATTGGGATTGTTTCAGGAACTTAATTGAAAAGACTAGAGTAGGACTACTGTCTGGACCTTTTCCTCTAACCAATATCATTAGGGTTGAGTCAAGATTAAGAAAACCCAAGGCAAATTAAGGTCAAAAGCTTGGGATGGAGGCCAACCTTGTCAATGTCGGCAAGACCACCTTCAGCATACCCAAATAGGAGGTACTCTGCAGCTACTCCTGCCAGTGCTATGCATGAGAATCTGTTAAGCATCTGCTTTAAATAGAGGTTAGCGAAAGAGTAACAAAATGTGCCAGGAAACTAAGAGATGACTTGGACGCTAAAGAGCAATCTGAATGAATAAGAAACTTCTATCTCGACAAGGATAAATTATGAAATGTCTCAATGTTGTGAATACAcgagaaaaggaaaacaaaatcagTTTGCTGAAATGAGATCAATTCTGGAAAGTGAAAAGGTTATTGTGTTTGAGGCAGAACAAAAACTAGTGCCTCACCTTTGCTGATAGCTTTCCCGCATTTATCTGCATGAAACCATGAACACAGTTAGGCTGCATAAACTTATGGCAAGATATTCAAACAATAAACCATTATAGTAGGCTGGATAGCTTAATTATTTGGTGCTTTTATAGAGGCGAGGTAGGTGCAGTGAGAAAGTGGCAACGCTAAGAAGTTGTGATTTATAAATCACCTTCTGAAGTGCCAGAAAACTATAGAATATGCATAATCATGACTTTAGCTCAGAATGAATGTGAATTAATACTTAGATATTTAGGTGTATGCTAATAGTATTCTAGTGAATGACTGAATCTAAATGgcataatgaaaacaataaatattaaaattcaaattttttacaaatatattTTCAGGTGATAAAATTAACATCATGACTAATTTGAAATTCCAATACTTGCTGTCCTAgtcattttaaattttctgagccAAATATAATTTTACAGATAATGCCATGTCAATGCCCCACCTATGCTCAAGGTTGCTGATAGCATGTAGGGAAGGCAATTGATACGATTCAAACAGACCATGGCAAACATCCTACATAGGAAATGCGGAGAGCtagtatttaatttaaattcatcCACCAATTAAGTAGTTATGCATTGTGATAGGTGCTTTTAATTGCAAATCTATTCCGTTAATCATTTCTCCATGTCTACGCTTTATATATTGCTTCAGCACAAGATAAGAAGAAGTATCTCCAACACATAAATGGTTGTGAGTTTATGTTTTATCATCTTTGGAAAATTCAAACCCACTACTTTTGAACTTTCTATTATTTAAATGGGGGTATTTGTGGAACACTCATGAATAGGATCAAATCTTAATCTATGATACTTCCATAAGTTTCCTCTTTCTTATTTTTAAGCTAGACCCAAAGAGGACTAGTGGATCATGATTTATATTTCACCTTTCATTTCCTTTAAGTTTGTCTTGGAAAAAGATATGGTCTAATTCTTTTTCAATTAATTTGATCGAGAGGAATGGATTCATGTTATTCatggatttttaaaaaaaaatgtgaaaaagctCTATTTGATGATCTACCATTCTGAGTAGGGCCCTGTAAACCCTCACTTGAATGTTACTCAACGCACTTCTTTCATGGGGCAACCACAGCTTTCAATGCAGCCTGAAAGAAATTCAtcattgaaaatttgtttaaacaaATAGAAGCTGACTTGTTGGATCAGAGACCTGCTTATAAACAAGGACCTGAGGTTGTTGGCCTTTCCAAAAGAGATTGAGGGACCAATCTTTGATATCCATTCTTTTTTGCACCGTTCTTCAAATTCTACATTTAGGCACCTATTTGTGTGTATCAAGGTAGATTCAAATTCTGCAAAATCATATAGCTGCAGATACTTGGGAGTATTgagagtttagggtttagggatttgagagaatatatataattattatttgaaCACTAAATCCCTACTCATTTCCCTGGCCATATTCAATAACAGCAAATCACTGTTGCCATTCTCAAGAACCACGGCTGTCAAAATGGGACCATTCTCAACTGTCACCTGTGGGAGTTTGTCAGCACACAGGCTCAGCAGCTGGTGGTTGACATAGAGAtcatacacaagaaggtcatatgcaaGCTCGACGTGTTAGTGCCCACAGCACCAGTGGTGATGTAAGCCAATGGAAGCAAACACAAGGATTACAGAAGCAGGTGGGTGAAAAGATGGATATGGCGACATGAAGGACCACAGCCCATCTCTAAGGGCATCCACAAGCTCCCTCCCTCAGTGAGGGAGCTCCTTCAATTTAACGAAGCCGCTccttcatttttctttttttttaatattaaaatgctttgtttttaatttttgtttataatttttaaatttaaaaaaaaaactataaatacATCTTCAGTCTCTTATTTATTTCATTTGTCTTATCATTCTCTACTTTTTTTCCTTTCATTCTCTATTTGTATTCGAGATAGATAAAAACTTCAATACTTCTCTTCACAAatcttttgaatttttcaaatatggAAGAAAATACATCCTCCAAATTTCTCAAAGTTCTCAAAATCTTCCGACAAATCCGAATAACACCCCCTAAGCTCCATTGGGtatgtatccacctcaagattgGTTAGCCAATTTGGGATTTCTTCCCTTATGTATTTTCTCCTCCTCAACTATCAGTTATGCCTTTAAATGAATTAAGAAGCGCTACTAACGACCTATTTATCAACGACAAAGAATCTGTAACGTCATTATCTGTTCCAGCAACTCAATAGTCACTACAAACTCAGTAGTCACCACACTTATCACAAGAAGAGCGTGAAATTGAACTGAAGAAAGATGATTCGAAACGAAAATTTTAATCTCCCAACAAAGGCGTGGTCCTTACGGAGTCATGGAGTAATAACTAAAAGGATCACACTTTTTGGACATGTATAGTTGATTACTACAACAATCATCCACCCACTGGAACTATGACGAGAAACTATCAACGACTAAAATCACATTATTACAAGTTTGACTCGATGGTAAATGAATTTTTTGTAACCTACAATAGTTTTTATACTCATCATCAAAACAATTAAAGTGACAAGAATGTGTTGGAGAACGCATTGAATATGTGGAAAGCCAACAATAATAGCAAAGACTTCAAGTATATGCATGTGTGGAGGGTTCTTGGATAGTATGAGAAATATGCTCCACAATCAATTGCTCATTATTCTAGCAAGAAGACAAGGACATCCGAATCAGAAGAAACACTTCAACATCAAATCCATATACAAATGTTAATGTGGATGACTCTGAAGTCCACATTCGTCCGATAAGGCAAAAGGCAACGAAAAGGGAAAATCCAAAATCAAAGAGAGTGACACAATGGAACAAAACATCGACAAAAAATAATaagatattaaagaatatcaaatgaaaaaaaatagttttgcaaGAAGCTAAGATCTTTCATaagaattataaaatttttatgaaGAATACCAATGAGATAACGCCAGGACaacttcatatatatatatatgagaaaataattttaaaaaattaaacaaagataTAACCTGATGTAGATGTGTtagttttttatatatattattataacttatatctttttatttgatatactgtaatatttatataatttttgtttaattattaTGATATTCATGTTATCCATCTattgatttaaattttataaaaattcaattatatataatataaaatataaaaaagatatgagaaatatatataatgaaaagatATGGGACTCATGAAGGAattgttgagttttttttttttatagcgaAGAAATCTGTGAGGTTTTTTACTTTTGACATGGCGTTGATGTGGCATCAAATGAACTCATGAAGAGCTCCCACGACTATAGATGCTCTAACTTCCTCTTCTCTCAAGAACCTTGTCTTTCACCATTAAAGTCCTGAACAGTACTTATCATGGCAGTTTTGCAGGAATTCATTTATGTAGATGAGTGGGTTCATACAATAACTTTTAAGTAGTTATAGTACCAATGTACCATACTATTCATTTAATCAAGTAAGGTTCGAGTATTAGGGAATCCTAGGGATATCCAAACTTGCCATCCCCTATTATAAGCTAAGCATAAGTAATGATGCACAGTATTTGTTTGAAGCACAATTTTGGTACTAAATTAGCAATAAACTGCAAGATAACAAGTGTATTTCCAATCTCCACAAtgtaatttagaaaataaatcaaaagattAAGCATAAATGAATATACAGAAGGCTCGATATGAGAAGAATCCTTGCAAAATTAAGCAGGAAATAAACCCAATCAACAAGAAAGAACCAGGAAGATGACTTACTtcttcaagaaattcaaaatccaCAAAAGCAGTTCCAGCTTGCACATTGAGTGAATTTTCCTTGATCAAAGCTTCCCAACTTGTTAATGTGTATCCCTTAGGAAGCACTCCAAGCAAATAGGCTATTAAGAAATGCCCAGCTTCATGCTGCACTACATATCAGAATATGACATACAACCAAATCAGAAAAGACAAAATGGACTAGCATCGTCATTAAAAGAGTAACTGTGATGTATTTGAAAGAACATTCATTGGTGTCTCCACTAGAGATCGAAGGGTGCTATGAAAAATATGAATGGGTGAATAAACAAAAAACCTTTACCTGAATTACTCTGTTGTGATATTTCTGACTAGAAATGTGCCCAATGGTATCAAGCATCAGATTCTTAACCCCGCCATAAAAATAGATCTATATGCATGGAACATGAGATACTATTATGAGTTGTCAAGTTAATATATTTTGCAAAATAAACTTACTTTAGTCCAAAGAGATAGAGTAGCTAGTTGAGGATCTTTGAAACTTCCAAATTTACACAAATAAGCCCTCAAAATCTTATGCTCAAAATAGACAAACTTATAGGGTGCTAAACTGAATTACTTTTCTCCTGTGGAGCATCAATACTCCAATTTGAACTATCATTCAAAAACAATGTACAGGACACGTCTTTCCAaaatttcaaaaaaggaaagatggTTTTAGACAGATCCTAAATACTGATcagaattatattttgaaaaaaaaaaaaaagactgtaCAAAGTAATCTATGTATACATGCAACTTTATAACTGATTTTGCAATTTTGAGTTGCTCGTTCAAATTCCTAAGCAACTATGCCTTCAAAACCATCAACTTTCACAACCAAAAAACCCACACTAGGAAGACATGCAAATTCTCAATTGAAGTGGGATTTACCAGTTAACTCACCGAATCCAATGACCAAAGGAACAGTAATCCCAAGGAAACGTATAATATCTGTGCTGGAGAAATCCCAAAAGTAAACCATGCTGAAAGACCTCCTACAATGGCAGCAAACTGAAGGCTTCTCTCTATTGACCCCAATGTTACATCAACCGGAGATAAGAAAGAAGAAGTGTCAATTCCATTAAGCTTCAGTTCATCCAGACTATATAGTCTTTGGGGTACCTACAACAAAATCAACATGATAAGTACTAACATCCTAGTAGAAGGATTTCAGCAGAACAAATCATGTATACCATGATAATATGTTCAGAATATTCAACCATAATAActcttataaataaaatatagcaATTAGGCACTTCAACCCCTCTTGCTCAGTAAGACAGAAAGCAGAAAAATGTAGTAAATTGTCTGCAACCAAGTCACGAAGCATATATTAGGGAGTCTATAAAAGCCTCGAACCACAGAATTGTCTAAACCTCCTACCAATATATTTTAAACTTGCAATTCTTTGCTAACTTACTATTACATTTTCATCCTTTTGAATTCAATATCcataaaatcatccttttaattctTAATAATGTCAAAAACATACAGCACAATATCTCCTGGTCCAAACAATGGATGATCCAAGGGTCAGCTAGTTTGACGAGTCTTGATCCATGACAAACTGAATAACCCTACAAGTTAAACTATCACTCCATGAAACAGAGTAACATGCAATGCatcaatgaaaaaaaaatacacaaaggcAATTGGAAATTAGTTAATCTAAGTGTGAATAAAAAGTATAAACTATAGGAAGCAGAATAAAttaatatcaattaaaatataGCACAATATGGGTGAATTTCTTGAAGCAATTGAAAGAGATATAAGAGACAATCATTCAGTAAAAGTAttgaaaagaaaaacaagcacCATCAGGTAAAAAATCAGTGAACTCCAAAAGAACaataggaagagagaaaagagaatacAAAACTaacagaaagaaaaggaaaagatgaTGAAAGCAAACGTTTGGATGAGAATACATCAAGCACGTCAGAATACCAACCTGTCTAGCTGCTCCAAAACCACAAAGACCCCCAGGCTTCCCTTGGGCGTCTTTGACAAGAGTAAGAGCTCTCTTCTCATTACCCTTCCTAAGCTCCTCATCAACTCGCTCTAATATATGCAGGCGCAAACTCCTAGACACAACAAAATCTGTTGCTGGACCAGAAGACTCTTCAGCCCTCACAGTTTGCAATCTTAATTTGACCGGAGGAATCAAGCCATGAGAAAATAGCTTCAAACTCATATTCAAGTGGGTTGAAATAGTTTAGAAAATGAAGATAGTTATTTATCAGACCATTCATGGATGATAACTTCGTTCTTGACCACACATAATAAAAATACTTGCATCAATTGAAAGGAACTCTCAGGGACCACAAAATGACAAATTTAGAGAAAATGGACGTACAATGAAACATCAGAGACGAAAGAACATAAAAAAGGCAAGCAAAATTGACCCAAGGCTAGAAAACATCA is drawn from Zingiber officinale cultivar Zhangliang chromosome 1B, Zo_v1.1, whole genome shotgun sequence and contains these coding sequences:
- the LOC122054590 gene encoding uncharacterized protein LOC122054590, encoding MSLKLFSHGLIPPVKLRLQTVRAEESSGPATDFVVSRSLRLHILERVDEELRKGNEKRALTLVKDAQGKPGGLCGFGAARQVPQRLYSLDELKLNGIDTSSFLSPVDVTLGSIERSLQFAAIVGGLSAWFTFGISPAQILYVSLGLLFLWSLDSIYFYGGVKNLMLDTIGHISSQKYHNRVIQHEAGHFLIAYLLGVLPKGYTLTSWEALIKENSLNVQAGTAFVDFEFLEEINAGKLSAKMLNRFSCIALAGVAAEYLLFGYAEGGLADIDKLDKLLKSLGFTQRKADSQVRWSVLNTVLLLRRHEKVRSQLAEAMALGKSVGSCIDIIEKFINCDDI